A single Elaeis guineensis isolate ETL-2024a chromosome 15, EG11, whole genome shotgun sequence DNA region contains:
- the LOC105058734 gene encoding inorganic pyrophosphatase TTM2 isoform X2 — MAQDSFTAESPRRKTGLLRDQVQLVKRKDCDRYEIVPIQDSLSVEKGFFVVIRACQLLAQKNHGIILVGVAGPSGAGKTVFTEKVLNFMPSIAVISMDNYNDSSRIIDGNFDDPRLTDYDTLLENIHGLKEGKSVQVPIYDFKLSCRTGYRMVDVPSSRIVIIEGIYALSEKLRPLLDLRVSVTGGVHFDLVKRVLRDIQRADQEPEEIIHQISETVYPMYKAFIEPDLQTAHIKIINKFNPFSGFQNPTYILKSSRILSVDQIKAVISKEHAESTEETYDIYLLPPGEDPEACQSYLRMRNKDGKYNLMFEEWVTDNPFIISPRITFEVSVRLLGGLMALGYSIAAILKRSSHVFSDDRVIVKIDWLEQLNRRYIQVQGRDRLIVKYMAEQLGLEGSYIPRTYIEQIQLEKLVNEVMALPDDLKTQLSIDEDLVSSPKEALSRASADMVSSMRNKHLKSGLSHSYSTLRDKHLSKLTRLTVSSRRFDGQTPESPTVNQGVITQLSEQISTLNERMDEFTSRIEELNSKFSAWKPSISHQNLSLQGETCNGFAPTSLFMPGLGNGTLLPNSSSSSQLSKDSQLMEEFMLITRGQRQIVHQLENLSNLVHERSAELTHQGRTSSRCRMLDLDLIGNPLVLMMAIGGVGVFLLKGLRHK, encoded by the exons ATGGCTCAAGATAGTTTCACTGCTGAATCACCTCGCAGAAAGACAGGTCTTTTGAGAGATCAAGTCCAGTTGGTAAAGAGAAAGGATTGCGATCGTTATGAAATTGTTCCAATTCAAGATTCATTATCTGTTGAAAAAGGTTTCTTTGTAGTAATTCGTGCTTGTCAATTGCTGGCCCAAAAGAATCATGGAATTATTTTGGTTGGTGTTGCTGGTCCCTCTGGGGCTGGGAAGACTGTATTTACTGAGAAGGTGCTCAATTTTATGCCAAGCATTGCAGTTATATCAATGGACAACTATAATGATTCAAGTCGTATCATTGATGGGAATTTTGATG ATCCACGCCTAACAGATTATGACACTTTGCTGGAAAACATTCATGGTCTGAAAGAAGGGAAGTCTGTTCAGGTGCCAATATATGATTTCAAGCTGAGCTGCCGCACAGGATACAG GATGGTAGATGTTCCTAGCTCTCGAATTGTAATTATTGAAGGAATCTATGCTTTGAGTGAAAAGTTGCGGCCTCTACTAGACCTACGTGTTTCTGTGACAGGCGGCGTACATTTTGACCTTGTGAAAAGGGTTCTAAGAGACATCCAACGTGCGGACCAAGAACCTGAAGAAATAATTCATCAAATCTCTGAAACG GTGTATCCAATGTACAAGGCCTTTATCGAACCAGATCTGCAAACTGCACATATAAAAATCATCAACAAGTTTAATCCATTCTCAGGCTTTCAGAATCCAACTTATATTCTAAAG TCATCAAGGATATTATCAGTGGATCAAATCAAGGCTGTTATTTCCAAAGAACACGCAGAAAGTACGGAAGAGACTTATGATATATACTTACTGCCCCCAGGTGAAGATCCAGAAGCTTGCCAATCTTATCTGAGAATGCGAAATAAGGATGGAAAATATAATCTTATGTTTGAG GAATGGGTAACAGATAATCCCTTCATCATATCACCTAGGATTACTTTTGAAGTTAGTGTGCGCCTTCTTGGCGGGTTGATGGCCTTGGGATACAGCATTGCAGCTATTCTGAAAAGAAGTAGCCACGTGTTTTCTGATGATAGGGTCATTGTGAAGATTGATTGGTTAGAACAGCTTAATCGGCGTTATATTCAG gtGCAAGGAAGAGATCGGCTCATTGTCAAGTACATGGCGGAGCAGTTGGGCTTGGAAGGTTCTTATATTCCTCGCACGTATATTGAGCAGATTCAACTAGAAAAGCTCGTGAATGAAGTTATG GCATTACCAGATGACTTGAAGACTCAGCTTAGCATAGATGAAGATCTGGTTTCTAGTCCCAAAGAAGCACTTTCTCGAGCTTCTGCTGACATGGTTTCTTCCATGAGAAATAAGCATCTCAAGAG TGGTTTATCGCATTCCTATTCAACACTGCGGGACAAACATCTGTCTAAGCTTACCAGGCTTACTGTCAGCAGCAGAAGATTTGATGGACAAACCCCTGAGTCACCTACGGTCAACCAG gGTGTGATTACTCAGCTCTCAGAACAGATTTCAACTCTGAATGAAAGGATGGATGAGTTTACCTCCCGAATCGAAGAATTGAACTCCAAGTTCAGCGCATGGAAACCGTCTATAAGCCACCAAAACCTCTCTCTTCAGGGTGAAACCTGTAATGGCTTTGCACCCACATCTTTATTCATGCCTGGCTTAGGCAATGGTACCTTGTTACCCAATTCGTCATCTTCTTCTCAACTGAGTAAAGATTCTCAATTAATGGaagag TTCATGCTCATCACCCGAGGCCAGCGTCAAATCGTGCATCAATTGGAAAATCTCTCCAACTTGGTTCATGAGCGCTCGGCGGAGTTGACCCATCAAGGAAGAACTAGCAGCAGATGTAGAATGctagatttggatttgattgggaATCCACTTGTCCTCATGATGGCAATAGGTGGCGTTGGGGTGTTTTTGCTCAAGGGTCTACGCCACAAATGA
- the LOC105058734 gene encoding inorganic pyrophosphatase TTM2 isoform X1 produces the protein MAQDSFTAESPRRKTGLLRDQVQLVKRKDCDRYEIVPIQDSLSVEKGFFVVIRACQLLAQKNHGIILVGVAGPSGAGKTVFTEKVLNFMPSIAVISMDNYNDSSRIIDGNFDDPRLTDYDTLLENIHGLKEGKSVQVPIYDFKLSCRTGYRMVDVPSSRIVIIEGIYALSEKLRPLLDLRVSVTGGVHFDLVKRVLRDIQRADQEPEEIIHQISETVYPMYKAFIEPDLQTAHIKIINKFNPFSGFQNPTYILKSSRILSVDQIKAVISKEHAESTEETYDIYLLPPGEDPEACQSYLRMRNKDGKYNLMFECDCNKQHWLGNICMWIFQEWVTDNPFIISPRITFEVSVRLLGGLMALGYSIAAILKRSSHVFSDDRVIVKIDWLEQLNRRYIQVQGRDRLIVKYMAEQLGLEGSYIPRTYIEQIQLEKLVNEVMALPDDLKTQLSIDEDLVSSPKEALSRASADMVSSMRNKHLKSGLSHSYSTLRDKHLSKLTRLTVSSRRFDGQTPESPTVNQGVITQLSEQISTLNERMDEFTSRIEELNSKFSAWKPSISHQNLSLQGETCNGFAPTSLFMPGLGNGTLLPNSSSSSQLSKDSQLMEEFMLITRGQRQIVHQLENLSNLVHERSAELTHQGRTSSRCRMLDLDLIGNPLVLMMAIGGVGVFLLKGLRHK, from the exons ATGGCTCAAGATAGTTTCACTGCTGAATCACCTCGCAGAAAGACAGGTCTTTTGAGAGATCAAGTCCAGTTGGTAAAGAGAAAGGATTGCGATCGTTATGAAATTGTTCCAATTCAAGATTCATTATCTGTTGAAAAAGGTTTCTTTGTAGTAATTCGTGCTTGTCAATTGCTGGCCCAAAAGAATCATGGAATTATTTTGGTTGGTGTTGCTGGTCCCTCTGGGGCTGGGAAGACTGTATTTACTGAGAAGGTGCTCAATTTTATGCCAAGCATTGCAGTTATATCAATGGACAACTATAATGATTCAAGTCGTATCATTGATGGGAATTTTGATG ATCCACGCCTAACAGATTATGACACTTTGCTGGAAAACATTCATGGTCTGAAAGAAGGGAAGTCTGTTCAGGTGCCAATATATGATTTCAAGCTGAGCTGCCGCACAGGATACAG GATGGTAGATGTTCCTAGCTCTCGAATTGTAATTATTGAAGGAATCTATGCTTTGAGTGAAAAGTTGCGGCCTCTACTAGACCTACGTGTTTCTGTGACAGGCGGCGTACATTTTGACCTTGTGAAAAGGGTTCTAAGAGACATCCAACGTGCGGACCAAGAACCTGAAGAAATAATTCATCAAATCTCTGAAACG GTGTATCCAATGTACAAGGCCTTTATCGAACCAGATCTGCAAACTGCACATATAAAAATCATCAACAAGTTTAATCCATTCTCAGGCTTTCAGAATCCAACTTATATTCTAAAG TCATCAAGGATATTATCAGTGGATCAAATCAAGGCTGTTATTTCCAAAGAACACGCAGAAAGTACGGAAGAGACTTATGATATATACTTACTGCCCCCAGGTGAAGATCCAGAAGCTTGCCAATCTTATCTGAGAATGCGAAATAAGGATGGAAAATATAATCTTATGTTTGAG TGTGACTGCAACAAACAACATTGGTTGGGTAACATATGCATGTGGATTTTTCAGGAATGGGTAACAGATAATCCCTTCATCATATCACCTAGGATTACTTTTGAAGTTAGTGTGCGCCTTCTTGGCGGGTTGATGGCCTTGGGATACAGCATTGCAGCTATTCTGAAAAGAAGTAGCCACGTGTTTTCTGATGATAGGGTCATTGTGAAGATTGATTGGTTAGAACAGCTTAATCGGCGTTATATTCAG gtGCAAGGAAGAGATCGGCTCATTGTCAAGTACATGGCGGAGCAGTTGGGCTTGGAAGGTTCTTATATTCCTCGCACGTATATTGAGCAGATTCAACTAGAAAAGCTCGTGAATGAAGTTATG GCATTACCAGATGACTTGAAGACTCAGCTTAGCATAGATGAAGATCTGGTTTCTAGTCCCAAAGAAGCACTTTCTCGAGCTTCTGCTGACATGGTTTCTTCCATGAGAAATAAGCATCTCAAGAG TGGTTTATCGCATTCCTATTCAACACTGCGGGACAAACATCTGTCTAAGCTTACCAGGCTTACTGTCAGCAGCAGAAGATTTGATGGACAAACCCCTGAGTCACCTACGGTCAACCAG gGTGTGATTACTCAGCTCTCAGAACAGATTTCAACTCTGAATGAAAGGATGGATGAGTTTACCTCCCGAATCGAAGAATTGAACTCCAAGTTCAGCGCATGGAAACCGTCTATAAGCCACCAAAACCTCTCTCTTCAGGGTGAAACCTGTAATGGCTTTGCACCCACATCTTTATTCATGCCTGGCTTAGGCAATGGTACCTTGTTACCCAATTCGTCATCTTCTTCTCAACTGAGTAAAGATTCTCAATTAATGGaagag TTCATGCTCATCACCCGAGGCCAGCGTCAAATCGTGCATCAATTGGAAAATCTCTCCAACTTGGTTCATGAGCGCTCGGCGGAGTTGACCCATCAAGGAAGAACTAGCAGCAGATGTAGAATGctagatttggatttgattgggaATCCACTTGTCCTCATGATGGCAATAGGTGGCGTTGGGGTGTTTTTGCTCAAGGGTCTACGCCACAAATGA